One window of Sporosarcina sp. 6E9 genomic DNA carries:
- a CDS encoding ferritin-like domain-containing protein encodes MRKDADLFIDKLKQSIEDEFKDYHFYRSMYQLTDDPLWRDFIKHAYEDEKSHYEMFQQLYYMLTGRFVQNPKKKLPCYNLKDCAKQALLGELEGVETYKLMLLSIPIQQAYNPIFIALNDEMEHAIRFSTMYNAL; translated from the coding sequence ATGCGAAAGGATGCTGACTTGTTTATTGATAAATTAAAGCAGTCCATCGAGGACGAATTCAAAGATTACCACTTTTATAGATCGATGTATCAATTGACAGATGATCCGCTGTGGCGAGATTTCATCAAACATGCGTATGAAGATGAAAAAAGTCATTATGAAATGTTTCAACAACTCTATTATATGCTTACGGGGAGATTTGTACAAAACCCTAAGAAAAAGTTACCATGTTATAATTTAAAAGATTGTGCTAAACAAGCGCTTCTAGGCGAATTGGAAGGCGTGGAAACGTATAAGTTGATGTTGTTATCGATTCCAATCCAACAAGCGTATAATCCGATATTCATAGCATTGAATGATGAAATGGAACATGCGATTCGATTTTCAACGATGTACAACGCTTTATAA
- a CDS encoding YheE family protein — MLQHFSYKPMFENTQIPGWTFAFFSKSVRYTGEYLPDGTIKWLGETPPEEENIKKMIHELMTFHVYD, encoded by the coding sequence ATGCTACAACACTTTAGCTATAAACCAATGTTCGAAAACACGCAAATACCGGGCTGGACATTCGCTTTCTTCTCTAAGAGTGTCAGGTATACCGGCGAATATTTACCGGATGGCACTATTAAATGGCTCGGTGAAACACCGCCTGAAGAAGAAAACATTAAGAAAATGATTCACGAATTAATGACTTTTCATGTATATGACTAG